One stretch of Tissierellales bacterium DNA includes these proteins:
- a CDS encoding transketolase family protein has protein sequence MVKMMSTRDAYGEALKELGLKNKDVVVLDADLSGSTRTGVFKETYPDRFFNVGIAEQNLMGTAAGLASTGKIPFASTFAVFATGRSYEIIRNSICYPKLNVKVAATHAGLTVGEDGATHQALEDLSLMRS, from the coding sequence ATGGTTAAGATGATGTCGACCAGAGATGCTTATGGTGAAGCTTTAAAGGAATTAGGACTAAAGAATAAAGATGTAGTTGTATTAGATGCTGATCTTTCAGGGTCTACTAGAACTGGAGTATTTAAAGAAACTTATCCAGATAGATTTTTCAATGTAGGTATAGCTGAACAAAACCTTATGGGTACAGCAGCAGGCTTAGCATCTACCGGTAAAATACCTTTTGCTAGTACTTTTGCAGTTTTTGCTACAGGGAGGAGTTATGAAATAATTAGAAATTCTATATGCTACCCAAAATTAAATGTTAAAGTTGCAGCTACCCATGCAGGATTAACAGTAGGAGAGGATGGTGCTACTCACCAAGCCTTAGAAGATTTAAGTCTTATGAGATCC